From one Butyricimonas faecihominis genomic stretch:
- a CDS encoding DUF4843 domain-containing protein — protein sequence MNKIMKLCTSIFVIVMFYSCNQDIDRFDNADNYIYFNMPFVLNQYGKETSVRQDSLSYSFALDDISVTSYVFKIPINTVGLAHSQERTYRVEVVADSSNVTDADWDKSCIENLTVKRDSLRDTLYVKVFRSEKIRSQWCHIVFRLLPNENFQLGDEKLLTAKISFSDILTPPDWWNKWQGVFGDFCREKFVKWQEIYYLGADPNVETIGGPGLGKPLYWDNMPYYAMSSWYPSTFMFVRIMKQYFIDNEVYPDGDTSKPRVLLP from the coding sequence ACTCGTGTAATCAAGATATCGATCGTTTCGACAATGCGGACAATTATATTTATTTTAATATGCCGTTCGTATTAAATCAATACGGGAAAGAGACATCCGTGAGACAGGATAGTTTATCTTACTCTTTTGCGCTGGATGATATTTCTGTTACCTCGTACGTGTTTAAAATTCCGATCAATACTGTGGGGCTTGCTCATTCGCAAGAAAGGACTTACCGGGTGGAAGTCGTAGCTGACAGTAGTAACGTTACGGATGCGGATTGGGACAAGAGCTGTATTGAGAATTTGACGGTTAAACGTGATAGTTTACGTGACACTTTATATGTGAAAGTGTTTCGTTCCGAGAAGATTCGTTCACAATGGTGTCATATTGTCTTCCGGCTTCTCCCGAACGAGAATTTCCAATTGGGAGACGAAAAGTTATTAACAGCCAAGATATCTTTTTCCGATATTTTGACTCCCCCGGATTGGTGGAATAAATGGCAAGGAGTTTTTGGAGATTTCTGTCGGGAGAAATTTGTAAAATGGCAGGAAATCTATTATCTGGGAGCCGATCCGAACGTGGAGACAATAGGCGGCCCGGGTCTTGGTAAGCCTCTGTACTGGGATAATATGCCTTACTATGCCATGTCTTCCTGGTATCCGTCAACGTTTATGTTTGTTCGGATTATGAAACAATATTTTATTGATAATGAAGTTTATCCGGACGGGGATACTTCTAAACCTAGAGTTTTACTTCCATAA